TGCTATTGCAGATTTAACAGGCTTCACTAAAAATCTATCATCATAAATTCCACCTATAATTTTTCCGCGATAATAAACAATATATTCGCCCATCATTGATCTATATGTTATTTCTTCCAAATCGGATAGTTGTTCTGAAATGAAATTTAAATATTCTTTACTTGAAGCCATTTTTTCTATCTCTCTTAATTACTAAAATTTCAATAGTCCGTTTTCGTCAAACTTAAAATTTGGACCCCATGAAACTTCCCAATAGTATCCATCTAAATCCGAAAAATATGCGTGATATCCACCCCAAAAAACTTCCTGTGGCTCTTTTACAATTTTTCCACCTGCTTTTCTTACTAATGCAATTACAGCATCAACATCTTCTTTATGTTCAACATTGTACGCTAATGTAATTCCTGAAAATCCATTTCCTTTTGGTGGATTATTTTCATCAATATCTTTTGCTAATTGTTCCAAAGGAAATAGTTCAAACTTTGTTCCCGGAGTATCAAAAAAGCATACCGGCGGATTATTTTCTATGCAATCAGTCTTATAGCCTAAGCCATCTCTATAAAACTTGATTGACCTTTCCATATCTTTAACGCCTAAACAAATACAAGTAATCTTGTTCATCGTTA
The nucleotide sequence above comes from Eubacterium sulci ATCC 35585. Encoded proteins:
- a CDS encoding competence protein TfoX, yielding MASSKEYLNFISEQLSDLEEITYRSMMGEYIVYYRGKIIGGIYDDRFLVKPVKSAIAYMPNAKYEVPYDGAKEMLLVDDVDNKDFLTGLFNSMYDELPAPKPKKKK
- a CDS encoding glyoxalase, yielding MNKITCICLGVKDMERSIKFYRDGLGYKTDCIENNPPVCFFDTPGTKFELFPLEQLAKDIDENNPPKGNGFSGITLAYNVEHKEDVDAVIALVRKAGGKIVKEPQEVFWGGYHAYFSDLDGYYWEVSWGPNFKFDENGLLKF